The Chlamydia trachomatis A/HAR-13 nucleotide sequence CATAATTAAGGAGCGCAAAGAATTCCCGTGAGCAGAGATAAAAATATTTTTCCCTTGCTGAAGGAGAGGGAAAATTCTCTCTTGAAAATAGGGGAGGGTTCGTTGCCCTGTATCGAAAAGACTTTCGCCCTGAGGAGGGGCAATGCGGTAGCTTCGGCGCCACAGTTTTACCTGTTCTTCTCCGAATTGAGCAGCGACTTCTTGTTTATTTTTTCCTTGAAGTTCTCCGTACATGCGTTCATTGAGAGCGCTAGATTGAAAAAGAGGGATCATCTGCTCCATTTCTTTTTGACTATGAATCCGGCTCATGTCGGGGCGCTCTTCATGAACGATATAAGGAACTTTTTGAGAGCTGTGGTTAGTCATTGCTAACAGGGCTGTTATCAAACTTCTAACCAAGGTGGAAGTGAAGATGCAATCAATAGGAAGATGTTTAATAGATTCTCCAGCGGCAATAGCCTCTTGAATTCCTTGTTGGCTAAGAGGGATGTCTACCCAGCCTGTAAACAGATTTTTTTGATTCCATACGGATTGGCCATGGCGTAGCAAGATAAGAAGCGTCATAGAGAGCAAGATTTAAGGATGATTACGAAAGGCTTCATCTTCCTTGTTTGCGGATTATCTTTGCAAAGATTTTTTACCTTATAAGGGAGGGGGGAACTCTTCATTTGTGAGCCTCTTTGAGAGGAGAACTTCTTCTGGACTCTCTACTGAAATCTTGATATGATGGAGGGTCGTTTTTATTTTTACCCTTGAATCTAAGAGAGTTCCCGGTGTTGTTTCGGAGAGAAGGTTTCTTAGATAGTCGCTTATTAGTGAGCTTCAAAATATTAAGCAGTCGAAAGACAAGAGGACTGGCATGGCAAAGGTTCGCCTCAATAAATTTTTGGCATCAGCAGGAGTTGCTTCGCGAAGAAAGTGTGATGAGATCATTTTTGCCGGGTCTGTTACCGTTAATGGTAGGGTGGCTGCAGGCCCCTTTGTGACTGTTGATGAGGAGTTTGATTCCGTAGAGGTAGGGGGACAGCGTATCGGTGCTGAGAAAAAAGTGTATTTCATGGTGCATAAACCTCTTGGGTATCTTTGCTCTTCTGAGCGTAAATTTCCTGGATCAAAG carries:
- a CDS encoding 2,3-bisphosphoglycerate-dependent phosphoglycerate mutase, which produces MTLLILLRHGQSVWNQKNLFTGWVDIPLSQQGIQEAIAAGESIKHLPIDCIFTSTLVRSLITALLAMTNHSSQKVPYIVHEERPDMSRIHSQKEMEQMIPLFQSSALNERMYGELQGKNKQEVAAQFGEEQVKLWRRSYRIAPPQGESLFDTGQRTLPYFQERIFPLLQQGKNIFISAHGNSLRSLIMDLEKLSEEQVLSLELPTGQPIVYEWTGQKFTKHAPSLG